Proteins from one Bacteroidota bacterium genomic window:
- the phoU gene encoding phosphate signaling complex protein PhoU: MERHFQRDLEQLKSNVIKMGSLVEQNLIDALEAVLKNDATLASKVISADGKINQYEIDIDNGVVDLLALQQPVASDLRLILAIQKINNDLERIGDHAVNIAESAFRLVETPQDEPLLEIPNMAKIAKEMFQQALDAFIHLNAQLAQSVLESDDRIDALNRGMNSQVIKLIKKDLKSIEGGLELLRISRNLERVADLTTNIAEEVIFHTQARIVKHHATEK, encoded by the coding sequence ATGGAACGACATTTTCAACGAGATCTTGAACAGCTGAAATCCAACGTCATTAAAATGGGGAGCTTAGTCGAGCAAAATCTTATCGACGCACTTGAAGCAGTGTTGAAGAATGATGCTACGCTTGCCTCAAAAGTGATCTCAGCCGACGGTAAGATCAATCAGTATGAGATTGATATCGACAACGGTGTTGTTGATCTTCTGGCGCTGCAGCAGCCGGTGGCAAGCGATCTTCGATTGATTCTGGCAATTCAAAAGATCAATAACGATCTCGAGCGGATCGGCGATCACGCGGTAAATATTGCTGAATCGGCATTTCGATTGGTGGAAACGCCGCAGGATGAACCTCTGCTGGAGATTCCGAACATGGCAAAGATTGCCAAAGAGATGTTTCAGCAGGCGCTGGATGCATTTATCCATCTAAATGCTCAGTTAGCCCAAAGTGTTTTGGAAAGCGACGACCGGATTGACGCATTGAACCGCGGAATGAATTCGCAAGTGATTAAATTGATCAAGAAAGATTTAAAAAGTATCGAAGGGGGATTGGAACTATTGCGTATCAGCAGAAACTTGGAACGCGTTGCCGATCTCACAACGAATATTGCCGAAGAAGTGATTTTCCATACGCAGGCAAGAATCGTAAAGCATCATGCAACAGAGAAATAA
- a CDS encoding phosphate ABC transporter substrate-binding protein: MNRSIIIICLSLLLFGCLPRPDTMNSDRSELRIKGSDSMLLLMQRLGEQFMKQQTAPSIHVEGGGSKVGIEALIEGSVDICATSRPLSTDEIQRLAQRYQSIGVSVLCAKDALSIVVHPTNTVRNLTMNQVKAIFTGAIKNWKEIGGDDRVITTYGRETNSGTYLYFEEHVLFGEQYSEESVVIPGARALINAIAQDSTAIGYSTFVYTENVASLSVDGVPLSIESVQNGTYPITRYLYFYTVYPPEGAIKKFIDWVIGKEGQNVVKTNGYIPLYNVE; this comes from the coding sequence ATGAATCGATCTATCATAATTATATGCCTGTCTCTTTTATTGTTCGGATGTTTGCCGCGTCCGGACACGATGAATAGTGACCGTTCTGAACTGCGAATTAAAGGATCCGATTCAATGTTGTTGCTGATGCAGCGATTGGGAGAACAGTTTATGAAACAGCAAACCGCTCCTTCAATCCATGTTGAAGGTGGTGGGAGCAAAGTCGGAATTGAAGCATTGATTGAAGGTTCAGTTGATATTTGCGCAACCTCGCGTCCGCTATCAACGGATGAAATTCAACGGTTGGCACAGCGGTATCAATCGATCGGCGTTTCGGTGTTGTGCGCAAAAGATGCTTTGAGCATTGTTGTGCATCCAACAAATACTGTTCGAAATCTTACGATGAATCAGGTGAAAGCGATTTTTACCGGCGCAATTAAAAATTGGAAAGAGATAGGCGGTGATGACCGTGTAATTACGACGTATGGACGCGAGACAAATTCCGGAACATATCTCTATTTTGAAGAACATGTTCTTTTTGGAGAACAATATTCCGAAGAGAGTGTAGTGATACCTGGTGCGAGAGCATTGATTAATGCCATTGCTCAAGATTCAACGGCAATCGGATATAGTACTTTTGTCTATACCGAAAACGTCGCCTCGCTTTCCGTCGACGGTGTTCCTCTCTCCATAGAGAGCGTTCAGAATGGAACATATCCTATTACCCGTTATCTCTATTTTTATACAGTCTACCCTCCTGAAGGTGCAATTAAAAAATTTATTGATTGGGTGATTGGAAAAGAGGGACAGAACGTTGTGAAAACGAATGGTTATATTCCATTGTACAATGTTGAATAA
- the pstC gene encoding phosphate ABC transporter permease subunit PstC, whose product MKKRFRWSEFLAEKLITATAFISFAFIILIFIFVFRETLPIFSPPEPVVNVEELGEQETYGDLVLSDAEKAAEEKEKSKVAAEEGVTVENLAGERWQPVSSKPKYGLIPLVVGSLKVSLIAILFAAPIGILAALFTAAFAPKWGKEMLKPAIEILAGFPSVVIGFFALVVLATFIQDAFGLEYRLNAFVGGLALSLAVIPIIFTISEDAIAAVPKSLTEASLALGATKWQTALKVVLPAATPGIFAAVILGIGRAFGETMIVLMATGNAALVSADLFEPVRTMSATIGAEMAEVVFGETHYNVLFAIGSILFLFTFTLNAIAEIFVRQRLMKKFKGN is encoded by the coding sequence ATGAAGAAGCGATTTCGCTGGAGTGAATTTCTTGCGGAAAAATTGATTACCGCAACGGCATTTATCTCATTCGCATTCATTATTCTGATTTTTATTTTTGTGTTTCGCGAAACACTCCCTATTTTTTCGCCGCCTGAACCAGTCGTGAATGTTGAAGAATTAGGTGAGCAAGAAACGTATGGTGATCTTGTGCTCAGTGACGCTGAAAAAGCAGCGGAAGAAAAAGAAAAATCAAAGGTTGCAGCGGAAGAAGGTGTAACAGTAGAAAATCTTGCGGGAGAGCGTTGGCAGCCAGTTTCAAGCAAACCAAAGTATGGCTTGATTCCATTGGTCGTCGGAAGTCTAAAAGTTTCTCTCATCGCGATATTGTTTGCGGCACCGATCGGCATTCTTGCTGCATTGTTTACTGCTGCATTTGCGCCAAAATGGGGGAAAGAAATGTTGAAACCGGCGATAGAAATTTTAGCGGGATTTCCCTCCGTCGTGATTGGATTCTTTGCTTTGGTTGTTTTGGCGACATTCATCCAGGATGCCTTTGGGCTGGAGTATCGTTTGAATGCATTTGTTGGGGGACTGGCTCTCTCGCTTGCCGTTATTCCGATCATTTTTACAATCTCCGAAGATGCTATTGCGGCTGTTCCAAAATCATTAACCGAAGCATCGCTTGCGCTTGGCGCTACCAAATGGCAGACTGCGTTGAAAGTGGTTCTACCGGCAGCGACACCCGGGATTTTTGCCGCAGTCATTCTCGGAATCGGACGAGCATTTGGCGAGACGATGATTGTGCTGATGGCAACAGGAAATGCGGCGCTTGTTTCCGCCGATCTGTTTGAACCGGTGCGGACGATGTCCGCCACAATTGGTGCGGAAATGGCAGAAGTGGTGTTTGGAGAAACGCACTACAATGTATTATTTGCCATCGGTTCTATCTTATTTCTCTTTACCTTTACACTGAACGCTATCGCAGAAATATTTGTCCGCCAACGATTGATGAAAAAGTTTAAAGGAAATTAG
- the pstA gene encoding phosphate ABC transporter permease PstA, whose protein sequence is MITKRKIFGAIAYTVPAMFAFMIVAVVLIVMTNIVMGGWSSLTMNFLLGSPEEGMTKGGIFPAIIGTFLLVVIMSIAGVPVGTLTAIYLSEYASQKSIMARMIRFAVNTLAGVPAIVFGLFGLGFFIQFVGTGVDGALYNDGELHWGQPNILWASLTMALLTLPVVIVAVEEAIKTVPRELREASLALGATKWQTIRKVVIPNSITGMLTGGILAVSRGAGEVAPILFTGAAYFLPHLPSGLSDQFMELGYHIYIMATQSPDVEATRGIQYATTLVLLLLTFALNFSAIFLRYRLRKRMIT, encoded by the coding sequence ATGATAACAAAACGAAAAATATTCGGAGCAATCGCCTACACCGTCCCAGCGATGTTTGCATTTATGATTGTAGCAGTAGTGCTGATTGTGATGACCAATATTGTGATGGGAGGGTGGAGCAGTCTGACGATGAATTTTCTTCTGGGATCACCCGAAGAGGGAATGACCAAAGGAGGAATTTTTCCTGCAATTATCGGCACATTTCTTCTCGTTGTGATTATGTCCATCGCGGGCGTTCCTGTCGGCACGTTGACAGCCATCTATTTGAGTGAATATGCAAGTCAGAAATCGATCATGGCACGAATGATACGCTTTGCCGTTAACACGCTTGCTGGCGTTCCGGCAATTGTTTTTGGATTGTTTGGTCTTGGTTTTTTTATTCAGTTTGTCGGAACCGGAGTTGACGGAGCATTGTACAACGACGGAGAGCTGCACTGGGGACAACCAAATATTCTTTGGGCAAGTTTAACCATGGCTCTGTTAACGCTTCCTGTTGTGATTGTTGCTGTAGAAGAGGCAATTAAAACTGTTCCGCGTGAACTGCGTGAAGCTTCATTAGCGCTCGGTGCTACAAAATGGCAGACAATCAGAAAAGTCGTGATTCCAAATTCCATTACCGGAATGTTGACCGGCGGGATTCTTGCGGTCAGCAGGGGGGCGGGAGAAGTTGCGCCAATTTTATTTACCGGTGCCGCATATTTTCTGCCGCATCTCCCCTCGGGACTTTCCGATCAATTTATGGAATTGGGCTACCACATTTATATTATGGCAACGCAGTCCCCCGATGTGGAAGCAACCCGGGGGATACAATATGCAACAACACTGGTGCTGCTGTTATTGACGTTCGCATTGAATTTCTCTGCGATTTTTTTGCGGTATCGTTTACGAAAACGAATGATCACCTAA
- the pstB gene encoding phosphate ABC transporter ATP-binding protein PstB has product MYSHSYTTLQPTDVRLKTEHLNIFYGQKQAIKNVSLDVFTHRVTALIGPSGCGKSTYLRSFNRMNDLIENARVDGNVLLDGVNIYDKQVDVVELRKKVGMIFQKSNPFPKSIYENVAYGPRINGMNDRKKLDEIVERSLKQAALWDEVKDDLAKSGLSLSGGQQQRLCIARALAVDPEVLLMDEPASALDPIATSKIEELVYELKNKYTIVIVTHNMQQAARVSDYTAFFYMGELIEFDETKKIFTVPAKKQTEDYITGRFG; this is encoded by the coding sequence ATGTATTCACACTCCTATACAACATTGCAGCCGACTGATGTTCGATTAAAAACCGAGCACCTTAATATTTTTTATGGTCAAAAACAGGCAATCAAAAATGTGAGTCTCGATGTGTTTACCCATCGAGTAACAGCACTGATTGGGCCTTCGGGCTGCGGAAAATCGACGTATCTCCGTTCGTTTAATAGAATGAACGACCTGATTGAAAATGCGCGTGTGGATGGAAATGTACTGTTGGACGGTGTTAATATTTATGACAAACAGGTTGATGTTGTGGAACTTCGGAAAAAAGTCGGGATGATCTTTCAAAAATCGAATCCGTTTCCGAAATCAATTTATGAAAATGTTGCATACGGTCCCCGTATCAACGGTATGAACGATCGGAAAAAATTAGACGAGATTGTTGAACGCTCGTTGAAACAGGCAGCGTTATGGGATGAAGTGAAGGACGATCTTGCGAAGAGCGGACTGTCTCTTTCGGGTGGACAGCAGCAGCGATTATGTATTGCGCGGGCTCTTGCGGTCGATCCGGAAGTATTGCTTATGGATGAGCCAGCCAGCGCACTTGATCCCATTGCAACGTCGAAGATTGAAGAGTTGGTCTATGAATTGAAGAACAAGTATACAATTGTGATTGTAACTCACAATATGCAGCAGGCAGCCAGAGTAAGTGATTATACAGCGTTCTTTTATATGGGAGAACTGATCGAATTCGACGAAACAAAAAAAATCTTTACCGTCCCCGCAAAAAAGCAGACGGAAGATTATATTACCGGACGATTCGGTTAA
- a CDS encoding M28 family peptidase encodes MHIGIAVVTFTYTVLLNVAFAQTVMPPFALEAKISADSIKTHIMKLGDDAYEGRGTGSSGCENAAAYISNALRLYGIRHLSGLPDYFQKFPLHGSTPIEGTEFKLFAAKDSYTLRLQEDYVLYSAGAQTFIPTSVRLIFVGYGIIAPEFDYNDYQNIDVKNAIVVFLSGEPASVDESFFEGGRETVHSSFAMKQKIALARGARGSILIPNPRDRSMDDWYEQQKHFLFEEVRLLFAPSENLNILLNVKLASFLFTDAPHSFEEVETFDTKGTMKSFPLTLRASFQGKFKERDFLSANVIGMVEGSDPVLKDSYVLLSAHYDHLGIGVPVEGDSIYNGVFDNASGVSALLEIARSIAANQERPKRSILFVFLTGEERGFLGSQFYCLNPVVPLYKTVANINIDGISLFENVRSFIGVGAELSTLGTMLQTTAASLGLTMDEIPHDLFRYDQFRNSDQFMFAQAGIPSILIAEGLHYQSSAYSDGINRYTTWAEEKYHSPVDDLQQPMNFDAAAQHASFVLQFALSLANSNNAPQWYDHSPFLNARLRSISKRQ; translated from the coding sequence ATGCATATTGGAATTGCCGTTGTAACATTCACCTACACAGTACTGTTGAACGTTGCTTTTGCACAGACAGTTATGCCTCCTTTTGCTTTGGAAGCAAAAATATCCGCGGATTCCATCAAAACGCACATCATGAAATTAGGTGACGATGCGTATGAAGGGAGAGGGACAGGATCATCCGGATGCGAAAATGCAGCAGCATATATCAGCAATGCTCTTCGCCTGTATGGAATACGCCACCTCTCAGGCCTGCCGGATTATTTTCAAAAATTTCCGCTGCACGGCAGCACACCGATTGAAGGAACTGAATTTAAATTGTTTGCAGCAAAAGATTCCTACACGCTTCGTCTTCAAGAAGATTATGTTTTGTATTCGGCAGGAGCCCAAACATTCATTCCTACATCCGTTCGCTTGATCTTTGTCGGTTATGGAATTATCGCGCCAGAATTTGATTATAATGATTATCAGAATATCGATGTAAAAAATGCCATTGTTGTTTTTCTCTCCGGCGAACCGGCATCCGTGGATGAATCATTTTTTGAGGGTGGACGAGAAACGGTACATTCATCATTTGCCATGAAGCAAAAGATCGCTCTTGCGCGCGGGGCCAGAGGGAGTATACTAATACCGAATCCGCGTGATCGATCGATGGATGATTGGTATGAACAGCAAAAGCATTTTTTGTTTGAAGAGGTTCGTCTTCTTTTTGCACCGTCGGAAAATCTTAACATCCTTTTGAACGTAAAACTCGCTTCGTTTCTTTTCACTGATGCACCGCACTCTTTTGAAGAGGTTGAAACATTCGATACAAAAGGAACAATGAAAAGTTTTCCTCTTACGCTTCGTGCCAGCTTTCAGGGAAAATTCAAAGAACGGGACTTTCTCTCTGCCAATGTGATTGGAATGGTTGAAGGAAGTGATCCAGTTTTGAAAGATTCGTACGTCCTCTTGAGTGCACATTATGATCACCTTGGAATCGGTGTGCCGGTGGAAGGTGATTCTATTTATAATGGAGTATTCGACAATGCTTCCGGCGTCTCCGCATTGCTCGAAATTGCGCGATCAATTGCAGCAAACCAGGAACGACCAAAACGTTCCATCCTGTTTGTTTTTTTAACGGGAGAAGAACGGGGATTTCTCGGTTCGCAATTCTATTGTCTTAATCCCGTTGTTCCTCTCTATAAAACAGTTGCGAATATTAATATTGATGGGATTTCATTATTTGAAAACGTGCGGTCGTTTATTGGTGTCGGTGCTGAATTGTCGACATTGGGAACGATGCTTCAAACAACTGCAGCCTCACTCGGTCTTACAATGGATGAAATTCCGCACGATCTTTTCCGCTATGATCAATTTCGAAATTCTGACCAATTTATGTTTGCCCAGGCTGGAATTCCATCCATCTTAATCGCCGAGGGTTTACATTACCAATCTAGCGCTTACAGTGACGGTATCAATCGGTATACAACATGGGCAGAAGAGAAATATCATTCTCCAGTTGACGATCTTCAACAGCCGATGAATTTTGATGCGGCAGCTCAACATGCTTCCTTTGTCTTACAATTTGCACTGTCGTTGGCGAATAGCAACAATGCGCCGCAATGGTATGATCACTCTCCCTTCCTGAATGCACGATTACGATCAATTTCAAAACGACAATGA
- a CDS encoding porin, which produces MKSFLFLLLLTVTFFSHRLFAQEEMTDTVKVPVQDQLDQLKSNDESVNEILLDMKSYIDLARKLKFSGYMQTQYQVSDGIGGAPYSIGNFAGGAFPTNVGSRFQVRRGRLKVQYENDLTFSQYVIQFDITQNGLGIKDAYINIKDPWVRSWNMRMGVFDRPFGFEVAYSSNFRETPERSRMAQTLFPGERELGAMIEFAPEIGDWTNYNLKLGVFNGVLPTANENDNRKDIIGRAGFILPFDEENFAFDAGVSMYLGGARSNSKFIYTGNESQKQFLVDSSTTNIGKQYDRQYLGVDGQVIYDIPSLGGISIRGEYIFGSQPGTSTANSFYNPTIANTSLYQRKFYGYYISLLQNIGTKHQLLLRYDVLDPNSEIEGSQIGAAGKFTTLGDLKYSTFGIGYLFHLDDNVKFTFYYELVENEVVNSAVAATSAFAPYKTDVNDNVFTFRIQYRFPF; this is translated from the coding sequence GTGAAATCATTCTTATTTCTTCTGCTTTTAACTGTAACATTTTTCTCACATCGGTTGTTTGCACAAGAAGAAATGACTGATACAGTAAAGGTTCCAGTACAGGACCAGCTCGACCAATTAAAATCGAACGATGAAAGTGTCAATGAAATTCTTCTTGATATGAAGAGTTATATCGATCTTGCACGCAAATTAAAGTTTAGCGGATATATGCAGACGCAATACCAAGTTTCTGACGGTATCGGCGGGGCTCCATATTCTATAGGAAATTTTGCCGGGGGCGCATTCCCGACAAACGTTGGTTCGCGTTTTCAAGTACGTCGCGGCCGGTTGAAAGTTCAGTACGAAAACGATTTGACTTTTTCCCAATATGTGATACAATTTGATATCACTCAAAATGGTTTGGGAATTAAAGATGCGTATATCAATATTAAAGATCCCTGGGTAAGAAGCTGGAACATGAGAATGGGTGTGTTCGACAGGCCGTTTGGATTTGAAGTTGCATATTCCTCTAACTTTCGCGAAACACCGGAACGCTCGCGAATGGCACAGACACTCTTTCCCGGTGAACGGGAACTTGGTGCGATGATTGAGTTTGCTCCGGAAATTGGAGATTGGACAAATTATAATTTAAAACTCGGTGTTTTCAACGGTGTTCTTCCAACAGCGAATGAGAATGATAACCGAAAAGATATTATCGGACGCGCCGGATTTATTCTCCCCTTTGACGAAGAAAATTTTGCGTTCGATGCAGGTGTTTCCATGTATCTTGGGGGCGCACGTAGCAACTCCAAATTTATATACACAGGCAATGAATCACAGAAACAATTTTTAGTTGATTCGTCAACAACAAACATTGGAAAGCAGTATGACAGGCAATACTTGGGTGTTGACGGACAGGTTATTTATGACATTCCTTCACTCGGCGGTATCTCCATTCGCGGGGAGTATATTTTTGGATCGCAGCCCGGAACATCGACGGCAAACAGCTTCTATAATCCGACTATTGCAAATACTTCACTCTATCAGAGAAAATTTTACGGATATTACATCAGTCTTTTACAGAATATTGGAACGAAGCATCAATTATTGTTACGATATGACGTGCTCGACCCGAACAGTGAAATTGAAGGAAGCCAGATCGGCGCTGCCGGAAAATTTACAACGCTGGGAGATCTAAAATACAGTACGTTTGGAATTGGATATCTTTTTCATTTGGATGACAATGTGAAGTTTACGTTCTATTATGAACTCGTGGAAAATGAAGTAGTGAACAGTGCGGTTGCAGCAACCAGCGCATTTGCTCCGTACAAAACAGATGTAAACGATAATGTGTTCACGTTTAGAATACAATATCGATTCCCATTTTAA
- a CDS encoding PstS family phosphate ABC transporter substrate-binding protein gives MKKIIATLLLMTFSSSLFAADVITVKGSDTMVILAQRWAELYMKKNPNVTIQVTGGGSGTGISALINGTTDICNASRPMKPSEKQKLKHRFSSLGVEIKTAKDGIAIYVSEKNPIKELTLQQVKDIYTGNITNWKDVGGADSRIILYSRENNSGTYVYFKENVLDDEDYSPSCQNMPGTAALVNAVSKDPNGIGYGGAAYAKGIREVAIKADADSPALLPAAENVKSGQYPITRFLFMYVKSKPTGAMKEYVDWILSEEGQSIVSKVGYFPLR, from the coding sequence ATGAAAAAAATTATCGCAACACTCTTGCTCATGACATTCTCATCATCGCTCTTTGCAGCAGATGTGATCACAGTAAAAGGATCCGATACCATGGTGATCCTTGCGCAACGCTGGGCTGAATTGTATATGAAAAAAAATCCGAATGTGACGATCCAGGTTACCGGTGGCGGTTCCGGAACCGGAATTTCCGCCCTGATTAATGGGACAACAGATATCTGCAATGCGTCACGTCCCATGAAGCCAAGCGAAAAACAGAAATTAAAACACCGCTTCAGCAGTCTCGGCGTAGAAATTAAAACTGCAAAAGACGGCATTGCGATTTACGTCAGCGAAAAAAACCCGATTAAAGAATTGACCCTGCAGCAAGTGAAAGATATTTACACCGGCAACATTACCAATTGGAAAGATGTGGGGGGAGCAGATTCACGTATTATTCTCTACAGCCGTGAAAATAATTCCGGTACCTATGTTTATTTCAAAGAAAACGTATTAGATGATGAAGACTATTCACCCAGCTGTCAAAATATGCCGGGAACAGCCGCTTTAGTGAACGCTGTTTCCAAAGATCCGAACGGAATCGGATATGGCGGAGCAGCATACGCTAAAGGGATTCGTGAAGTAGCAATTAAAGCTGATGCGGATTCCCCCGCGTTACTTCCGGCAGCGGAAAATGTGAAATCGGGACAGTATCCAATTACCCGCTTTTTGTTTATGTATGTGAAAAGCAAACCAACCGGCGCAATGAAGGAATATGTTGACTGGATTCTCAGCGAAGAGGGACAAAGTATTGTCAGCAAAGTGGGATATTTTCCCCTACGATAA
- a CDS encoding glycoside hydrolase family 2 TIM barrel-domain containing protein, which produces MKILLFITALLQLSIAQEPLLINVYNRTVKSLSGQWNYIVDPYENGFYNYRYEPYENSKNPGKGAFFLNAKPIDKTELVEYDFDKSDTIAVPGDWNTQKEKLFYYEGTVWYKKSFDYQKKQSTNRVFVYFEAANYQADVYFNGTKLGKHIGGFTPFNYEITHLLKENDNFLVVKVDNKRKKEAVPTLNTDWWNYGGMTRDVKLVETSANFIQDYVIQLDPNDNKKISGYITLNGVDIAQKKIRITIPDLKLSEEFVTDSVGTARLTFLNKKIKYWSTENPYLYTVTIKSETDEVTDQIGFRTIKTKGQNILLNDKEIFLRGISIHEESPARHGRAHSLDDAKQLLTWAKELGCNYVRLAHYPHNEHMARLADNMGILVWEEIPVYWTISWDNDETYRNAENQLTTMISRDKNRASVIIWSMANETPTSELRNIFLGKLAAKTRSMDPTRLISAALEQSSAQGNPNVKIISDPFANVTDILSFNQYIGWYDGLPDKCKQIRWQIDQNKPVIISEFGADAKYGFHADTLTRFSEEYQEYLYKETLEMLSTIPQLRGISPWILVDFRSPRRALPGIQNGWNRKGLISDNGEKKKAFYVLQKYYNEKANVQKK; this is translated from the coding sequence ATGAAAATACTACTGTTTATCACTGCCCTGCTTCAACTATCAATCGCTCAAGAACCTTTGCTCATAAACGTCTACAACAGAACCGTTAAAAGTTTAAGCGGACAATGGAACTACATCGTCGATCCGTATGAGAACGGCTTTTACAATTATCGCTATGAGCCGTATGAAAATTCCAAAAATCCCGGTAAGGGTGCCTTCTTTCTTAACGCTAAACCGATTGATAAAACGGAATTGGTGGAATACGATTTTGACAAGTCCGATACCATTGCGGTTCCCGGCGACTGGAATACACAAAAAGAAAAACTCTTTTACTATGAAGGAACTGTCTGGTATAAGAAGTCATTCGATTATCAAAAGAAACAATCGACGAATAGAGTCTTCGTCTATTTTGAAGCGGCAAACTATCAGGCGGATGTGTATTTCAACGGAACAAAACTCGGTAAACATATCGGCGGATTCACTCCTTTTAATTATGAAATAACGCATCTTCTTAAAGAAAATGATAATTTCCTTGTTGTAAAAGTTGATAACAAACGGAAAAAAGAGGCCGTCCCGACTTTAAACACCGACTGGTGGAACTACGGCGGAATGACAAGAGATGTAAAATTGGTTGAAACTTCCGCCAATTTTATTCAGGACTATGTTATTCAGCTCGATCCAAACGATAATAAAAAAATCAGCGGATATATTACTCTCAATGGTGTTGACATTGCACAAAAAAAAATACGCATCACCATTCCCGATTTGAAATTGAGTGAAGAGTTCGTAACCGATAGTGTGGGAACTGCGCGGCTGACATTTCTAAATAAAAAAATCAAGTACTGGTCAACAGAAAATCCGTATCTCTATACTGTAACCATAAAGTCTGAAACAGATGAAGTGACCGACCAGATCGGTTTCCGCACAATAAAGACGAAAGGACAAAACATTCTTCTGAATGACAAGGAGATTTTTTTACGGGGTATTTCCATTCACGAAGAGAGTCCCGCTCGGCACGGACGAGCACACTCGTTAGATGATGCAAAACAATTATTGACCTGGGCAAAAGAATTGGGATGCAATTATGTCCGCTTAGCGCACTATCCGCACAATGAACATATGGCGCGGCTCGCGGACAACATGGGAATATTAGTTTGGGAAGAGATTCCTGTCTATTGGACAATTTCGTGGGATAACGATGAGACATATCGCAATGCAGAAAATCAATTAACAACAATGATCAGTCGGGATAAAAACAGAGCTTCAGTCATCATCTGGTCGATGGCGAACGAAACCCCCACAAGCGAATTGCGAAATATTTTTCTCGGGAAGCTTGCGGCAAAAACACGCTCAATGGATCCCACGCGATTAATCAGTGCTGCATTGGAACAGAGCAGTGCTCAAGGAAATCCGAATGTGAAAATCATCAGCGATCCATTCGCCAATGTTACGGACATCCTCAGCTTCAATCAATATATCGGATGGTACGATGGTCTCCCGGATAAATGTAAACAGATCCGCTGGCAAATCGATCAAAACAAACCGGTGATTATCTCCGAATTCGGCGCAGATGCAAAATACGGATTTCATGCCGATACATTAACGAGATTCTCCGAAGAATATCAAGAATATCTCTATAAAGAGACGCTGGAGATGCTTAGTACCATTCCGCAACTACGAGGTATTTCGCCCTGGATATTGGTTGATTTTCGTTCGCCGAGAAGAGCGCTGCCGGGAATTCAGAATGGGTGGAATCGAAAAGGATTAATTTCTGATAACGGAGAGAAGAAGAAAGCGTTTTATGTATTACAGAAATATTATAATGAAAAAGCGAACGTTCAAAAAAAATAA
- a CDS encoding winged helix-turn-helix domain-containing protein, with translation MTPSLVGLMERISIDHVTIDPERFIVLKDKLKINLTKTEFLILYLMMSTKGKIHSRKDISRFAWGLELLNHPRTIDTHISNIRKKVGKVNNKEIITVIKGVGYKLEDSLLD, from the coding sequence ATGACACCATCATTAGTTGGTTTAATGGAGCGCATTTCTATTGATCATGTTACGATCGATCCTGAACGCTTTATCGTATTAAAGGATAAACTGAAAATCAATCTTACCAAAACTGAATTTTTGATCCTCTATCTGATGATGAGCACCAAGGGAAAGATTCATTCCCGCAAGGATATCTCGCGCTTCGCATGGGGGCTGGAGTTACTGAATCATCCGAGAACAATCGATACGCACATCAGCAATATCCGGAAGAAGGTTGGTAAAGTGAATAACAAGGAAATCATTACCGTCATTAAAGGAGTCGGATATAAACTCGAAGATTCACTGTTGGATTAG